One part of the Vicia villosa cultivar HV-30 ecotype Madison, WI linkage group LG6, Vvil1.0, whole genome shotgun sequence genome encodes these proteins:
- the LOC131609455 gene encoding PH, RCC1 and FYVE domains-containing protein 1-like — protein sequence MADPASNGGLDRDIEQALTILKKGTQIIKYSRKAKPKVCPFRLSLDETTLIWISHKKERTLQLSSVSRIIPGQRTAVFRRYLQQEKDYLSFSLVYNNGDRTLDLICKDKAEVEVWFAGLKQLISNGRHKRLTRSQSSYDGVDYIPNRPFGAVLEFSTSLSRGRLSTTSTHSAPRESSLCWANPDVGLDRKNMNARTSIGDGFRVSVSSTPSCSSGGSGPDDIESLGDVYIWGEVWADAVSPDGSVTHLPSTTDVLVPKPLESSVVLDVQQIASGVRHMALVTRQGEVFTWGEESGGRLGHGLDKDFGRPQLVEFLSVTSVESVACGENHTCAVSISDDLFSWGDGTYNVGILGHGTDVSHWIPKRISGPLEGLQVISIACGTWHSALATSNGKLFTFGDGTFGVLGHGNRESVSYPKEVQLLSGLKTIKVACGVWHTAAIVEVTFQSGSNVSSRKLFTWGDGDKNRLGHGNKETYLQPTCVSTLIEYNFHQIACGHTMTIALTTSGHLFTMGGTEFGQLGNSLSDGKIPILVQDSLVGEFVEEISCGAHHVAALTSRSELFTWGKGANGRLGQGDIDDRKTPTLVEALKERHVKNISCGSSFTSCICIHKWVSGVDQSACTGCRQPFGFTRKRHNCYNCGLVHCHGCSSRKVLKAALAPTPGKPHRVCDSCYAKLKAIESNAASSLNRKVTNTQPRNSIEGRDRYGQGEIIRSTKILFPPFSEPLKYLEMRTNNKLGSSSMMPTSQIPSITQMKEMAFPSAAGSIQNSLKLAIAPAPPSAPPLNSRSVSPYPRRPSPPRSNSPGFSRSLIESLKKTNELLNQEVSKLQNQNRSLKQKSDMEIQKLQKNIKDAAILAAEESSKHKAAKEFFESMVTQLKEMTEQLPPEVLESEKFSNMVVQAENFLDENPKSETCSIPSNLESEQQSERVIEENNHEAAEVNPSQDAGDVFQESNGSSSSNTETIAAPSQSSENDSKSLNPSRSVREGESQIIEQFEPGVYVTLIVKPNGNRAFKRVRFSKRRFREDQAEQWWNTNKDRVLERYNPHAKISKDVAPTPSSSPLPPPTNSENEASSSSTAQPPAEENIEAAPS from the exons ATGGCAGATCCTGCTAGTAATGGAGGTCTTGATCGAGATATTGAACAA GCACTCACTATTTTGAAGAAAGGAACTCAGATAATAAAGTACAGCCGAAAAGCGAAGCCAAAAGTTTGCCCTTTCAGACTCTCCTTG GATGAAACAACACTGATTTGGATTTCTCATAAAAAGGAAAGGACTCTACAACTATCTTCGGTTTCACGCATTATTCCTGGACAAAGAACC GCTGTATTTAGAAGATATTTGCAACAAGAAAAGGACTATCTTTCGTTTTCGCTTGTTTATAATAACGGAGATCGAACACTTGATCTG ATATGCAAGGACAAAGCTGAGGTAGAGGTGTGGTTTGCAGGGCTTAAACAATTAATTTCCAACGGAAGGCATAAAAGGCTTACTAGGAGTCAATCATCATAT GACGGTGTTGATTATATTCCGAATCGACCTTTTGGTGCAGTATTAGAGTTTTCTACAAGCCTTTCTCGCGGTAGGCTCTCTACCACCTCGACTCATTCAGCTCCTCGTGAGTCATCATTGTGTTGGGCGAACCCAGATGTTGGGTTAGATCGTAAAAATATGAATGCAAGGACAAGTATTGGAGATGGTTTTCGGGTTAGTGTGTCAAGTACACCTAGCTGTTCGAGTGGAGGATCGGGACCTGATGACATAGAGTCATTAGGAGATGTTTATATATGGGGAGAAGTTTGGGCCGATGCAGTTTCACCGGATGGAAGTGTCACTCATCTCCCTTCCACCACAGATGTATTGGTTCCTAAGCCTTTAGAGTCAAGTGTTGTTCTTGATGTTCAACAGATTGCATCCGGTGTGCGTCACATGGCTTTAGTTACTAGGCAAGGAGAAGTTTTCACTTGGGGAGAGGAATCTGGCGGACGACTCGGTCATGGATTGGATAAAGATTTTGGCCGACCTCAACTTGTCGAGTTTCTATCCGTTACTAGTGTGGAGAGTGTTGCGTGCGGAGAGAATCATACATGTGCTGTATCTATATCAGACGATTTATTCTCATGGGGTGATGGTACATATAACGTTGGAATTCTCGGACATGGAACCGATGTTAGCCATTGGATACCAAAGAGGATTAGCGGTCCTTTGGAAGGACTTCAAGTTATATCGATTGCATGTGGTACATGGCATTCGGCACTGGCAACTTCTAATGGAAAACTTTTCACCTTTGGCGATGGAACATTCGGTGTATTAGGTCATGGAAATCGAGAGAGCGTGTCATATCCGAAAGAGGTACAATTGTTAAGTGGTTTGAAGACTATTAAGGTTGCATGTGGAGTATGGCATACTGCAGCCATTGTAGAGGTTACTTTTCAATCAGGTTCGAACGTTTCGTCACGAAAGCTCTTCACTTGGGGAGACGGCGACAAAAATCGTTTAGGACATGGAAACAAGGAAACATACCTTCAACCGACTTGTGTTTCAACGCTCATCGAATATAATTTCCACCAGATTGCATGTGGACATACTATGACTATTGCTCTCACTACTTCCGGACATTTATTTACTATGGGAGGCACTGAATTCGGTCAGCTAGGAAATTCTTTATCCGATGGAAAAATACCGATACTCGTACAAGACTCGTTGGTGGGTGAGTTTGTCGAGGAAATATCATGCGGAGCACATCATGTCGCTGCTTTGACGTCGAGGAGCGAATTATTTACTTGGGGTAAAGGTGCGAATGGAAGATTAGGACAAGGAGATATCGACGATAGAAAAACACCGACATTGGTGGAAGCCTTGAAAGAAAGGCATGTCAAAAACATTTCTTGCGGCTCAAGTTTCACTTCTTGCATATGCATTCATAAATGGGTATCTGGAGTTGACCAATCCGCTTGCACCGGTTGTAGACAACCGTTTGGTTTTACTAGAAAAAGACATAATTGTTATAACTGCGGATTAGTACATTGTCATGGTTGTAGCTCGAGAAAAGTTTTGAAAGCCGCATTGGCTCCCACGCCAGGAAAGCCTCACCGTGTATGCGATTCTTGCTACGCCAAGCTTAAAGCGATCGAGTCAAACGCGGCTTCCAGTCTTAATAGAAAAGTTACTAATACACAACCTCGCAATTCTATCGAGGGAAGGGATAGATACGGCCAAGGAGAAATAATAAGATCCACAAAAATTCTTTTTCCTCCTTTCTCAGAACCGCTAAAATATCTCGAAATGAGGACTAATAATAAGCTCGGAAGTTCTTCCATGATGCCAACTTCTCAAATTCCGTCTATTACACAAATGAAAGAGATGGCATTTCCAAGTGCAGCAGGTTCCATTCAAAATAGTTTGAAGCTTGCGATAGCTCCAGCTCCACCGTCAGCTCCACCTCTCAATTCGAGATCAGTATCACCATACCCGAGAAGACCAAGTCCGCCGCGTTCTAACAGTCCAGGATTTTCAAGAAGTCTTAtcgaaagtttgaagaagacaaacGAGCTTTTGAACCAAGAAGTGTCGAAATTGCAGAACCAA AATCGAAGCTTGAAGCAAAAAAGCGACATGGAAATTCAGAAACTACAGAAAAACATTAAGGATGCCGCGATATTAGCTGCAGAAGAATCTTCTAAACACAAAGCAGCGAAAGAATTTTTCGAGTCCATGGTAACTCAG TTGAAGGAAATGACCGAGCAATTGCCACCAGAAGTTTTAGAGAGCGAAAAATTTAGTAACATGGTTGTTCAGGCTGAGAATTTTCTAGATGAAAATCCGAAATCCGAAACATGTTCGATACCATCAAACTTGGAATCGGAGCAACAAAGTGAACGCGTAATAGAAGAAAATAACCACGAAGCTGCAGAAGTTAATCCGTCTCAGGATGCAGGAGATGTTTTTCAAGAAAGCAACGGATCGTCCTCGTCTAATACCGAAACAATAGCAGCACCATCACAAAGCTCTgaaaatgattcaaaatcatTGAACCCTTCAAGATCAGTGAGAGAAGGAGAATCACAAATCATTGAACAATTCGAACCTGGCGTCTACGTGACACTGATAGTAAAGCCTAACGGTAATAGAGCTTTCAAACGTGTTCGATTCAG TAAACGAAGGTTTCGTGAAGATCAAGCAGAACAATGGTGGAACACGAACAAAGATAGGGTGCTTGAGAGATACAATCCACATGCAAAAATTTCTAAAGATGTAGCGCCGACGCCGTCTAGCAGTCCCCTGCCACCACCTACGAATTCTGAAAATGAAGCATCGTCGAGCAGTACCGCGCAACCACCGGCTGAAGAAAACATTGAGGCAGCACCTTCATAA
- the LOC131609456 gene encoding alanine--glyoxylate aminotransferase 2 homolog 3, mitochondrial-like yields MTGSLFSRLILRRSSQQNRFIVQRGISQSAAERTKDTLPAEPPVLPAFDHIPTPYSGPSGDDIIAKRREYLSPSIFHAYKSPLNVVEGKRQYLFDENGRRYLDAFGGIATVCCGHCHPDVVAAIVEQTKKLQHSTVLYLNHAVTDFAEALASKLPGNLKVAFFTNSGTEANELAMLIARLYTGCNDIISIRNSYHGNASGTMGATAQSIWKFNVVQSGVHHAVNPDPYRGIFGSDGEKYARDVQDIINFGTFGNVAAFMSESIQGVGGIVELAPGYLSAAYDSVKKAGGLCIADEVQAGFARTGSHFWGFEAHGVQPDIVTMAKGIGNGIPLGAVVTTPEIAKALTHRNYFNTFGGNPVCTAAGLAVLKVIEKEKLQENAFVVGSHLKERLNALKDKYEIIGDVRGKGFMLGVELVTDRELKTPAKEETLHVMEQLKDLGVLVGKGGYYGNVFRITPPLCFSKEDADFLVDAMDYTLSRI; encoded by the exons ATGACAGGATCATTATTCTCAAGATTGATCCTCCGCCGATCTTCACAGCAGAACAGATTCATCGTTCAACGAGGCATTTCTCAGTCCGCAGCCGAGAGAACAAAAGACACTCTTCCCGCCGAACCACCTGTATTACCGGCGTTTGATCATATTCCAACACCGTACTCCGGTCCCTCCGGTGACGATATCATTGCGAAGCGTAGGGAGTATCTTAGCCCTTCAATCTTCCATGCGTACAAATCACCG TTGAACGTCGTGGAAGGGAAGAGACAGTACCTTTTCGATGAAAACGGGAGGAGGTACCTTGATGCGTTTGGAGGGATTGCTACGGTGTGCTGCGGGCACTGCCACCCTGATGTAGTCGCAGCAATCGTGGAACAAACGAAGAAGTTACAGCACTCAACGGTTTTGTATCTGAATCATGCCGTTACTGATTTTGCTGAAGCTTTGGCTTCTAAGCTTCCCGGTAATCTTAAG GTGGCATTTTTTACAAACTCTGGAACAGAAGCAAACGAATTGGCAATGCTGATAGCAAGGTTGTACACCGGATGCAATGATATAATTTCAATTAGAAATTCTTACCATGGGAATGCAAGTGGGACAATGGGGGCCACAGCTCAAAGCATCTGGAAATTTAATGTCGTTCag TCTGGTGTTCATCATGCAGTAAATCCAGACCCTTACAGAGGTATTTTTGGCTCTGATGGAGAGAAGTATGCACGAGATGTCCAAGATATCATTAACTTTGGAACTTTCGGAAATGTTGCTGCATTCATGTCTGAATCTATACAG GGAGTGGGGGGCATTGTTGAATTGGCACCTGGTTACTTGTCTGCTGCCTATGACAGTGTTAAAAAAGCTGGAGGTCTTTGTATTGCTGACGAGGTTCAAGCTGGGTTTGCTCGCACTGGTAGCCATTTCTGGGGATTTGAAGCCCATGGTGTTCAACCTGATATAGTAACAATGGCAAAG GGTATTGGAAATGGCATTCCTCTCGGCGCTGTTGTAACTACTCCTGAGATTGCAAAGGCTTTGACTCACAGAAATTACTTTAACACCTTTGGTGGAAACCCTGTTTGTACAGCGGCAGGATTGGCTGTTCTAAAAGTAATAGAGAAGGAAAAGCTCCAAGAAAATGCATTTGTAGTGGGATCCCATTTGAAAGAGAGGCTTAATGCACTCAAAGACAAATATGAAA TAATCGGTGATGTGAGAGGAAAAGGATTCATGCTTGGAGTTGAACTTGTCACCGACCGTGAACTGAAAACACCAGCAAAAGAAGAAACCCTGCATGTAATGGAACAATTGAAAG ATTTAGGAGTGCTGGTTGGAAAAGGTGGCTATTATGGAAATGTATTCCGAATTACACCTCCCTTATGTTTCAGCAAAGAAGATGCAG ATTTCCTAGTGGATGCGATGGACTACACCTTATCTAGAATTTGA